The Euphorbia lathyris chromosome 3, ddEupLath1.1, whole genome shotgun sequence genome contains a region encoding:
- the LOC136224833 gene encoding protein kinase STUNTED-like, with the protein MPTERRNVLVGISMNNHGRELLSWALVKVAEPGDCVIALHVCRNSKAALDRQPLLDTYLEVYDGLCSLKKVDLVGKVCLGTSTQRTLVNETKNYDGVALVVGISRKRSSRTYTAGYCAKHLHSTTNVLGIHNGKIVFGRCNSNQITGPGGDPRPSVNLLYCPLPDEARSELGDSEIESDRSSFDVVTAIGSESQKKSNSGDVSDQRPGWPLLRRATSADPQSLLARELSVVQWAMKLPTRSTHKNPKMERNDVFNLSSGVGSYSQCGLQNAFEILLKTNSSSCKWFNYEVLKTATSKFSSANLIGEGECSTVYKGVLPDGKLVAVKVQNSSQETWNDFSQEVEIISSLNHNNVIRLKGVCIKDDHFISVYDFYTKGSLESNLQGKKNKKTSLPWKVRYDIAIKTAEALNYLHNKCSRPVIHRDIKSSNILLSHDLEPKLSDFGLAIWRPRSSYTIKGDVAGTFGYFAPEYFMYGKVSDKLDVYAFGVVLLELLSGKEPIASESPKAKGSLVMWANSVIESGNMKEILDPKLDKNLDEGQMKRMVVAAKLCITRSARLRPRMSEILKVLKGEKDGNKEDNNEEEEEEEEEAEELDMNAIVMDSMDDDSISYSSSEQGNIVGMEEYMKERWSRSSSFN; encoded by the exons ATGCCAACTGAGAGAAGGAATGTCTTGGTTGGCATAAGCATGAATAACCATGGAAGAGAACTACTAAGCTGGGCTCTTGTTAAGGTTGCTGAACCTGGAGATTGTGTTATTGCTCTTCATGTTTGCCGGAACTCCA AAGCTGCTTTGGATAGGCAGCCACTGTTAGATACTTACTTAGAAGTATATGATGGACTATGTTCCCTCAAGAAG GTAGACCTTGTCGGTAAGGTCTGCCTAGGAACTTCTACTCAGAGGACTCTGGTTAACGAGACGAAGAACTATGATGGTGTGGCTTTAGTTGTAGGGATCAGCAGGAAAAG GAGTAGCAGGACTTATACGGCTGGATATTGTGCTAAGCATCTTCATTCAACTACTAATGTTTTGGGTATTCACAATGGAAAAATTGTGTTTGGAAGGTGCAACAGCAATCAAATAACAG GCCCTGGTGGAGATCCAAGACCAAGTGTGAATCTACTTTATTGTCCTCTGCCAGATGAAGCCCGGTCCGAATTGGGAGACTCCGAGATAGAGTCTGATAGGTCTAGTTTTGATGTGGTAACAGCAATTGGAAGTGAAAGTCAGAAGAAATCAAATTCAGGAGATGTTTCAGATCAAAGGCCTGGCTGGCCACTGCTTAGAAGGGCAACTTCAGCTGATCCGCAGTCTCTGCTTGCTAGAGAATTGTCTGTTGTACAATGGGCAATGAAGTTACCGACTCGTTCCACACATAAAAATCCCAAAATGGAGAGAAATGACGTTTTCAATTTGAGCAGTGGTGTTGGTTCTTATTCACAATGTGGACTCCAAAATGCCTTTGAGATTCTGCTGAAAACTAACTCTTCTAGTTGCAAGTGGTTCAATTATGAGGTTCTGAAAACTGCAACATCAAAATTTAGTTCAG CAAACTTGATTGGAGAAGGAGAATGTAGCACTGTGTACAAGGGGGTTCTTCCTGATGGCAAATTAGTGGCAGTAAAGGTTCAAAATTCATCACAAGAAACATGGAATGATTTTTCTCAAGAAGTCGAAATCATCTCATCACTAAACCACAATAACGTTATTCGTCTAAAAGGAGTTTGCATCAAAGATgatcatttcatttctgtttATGATTTCTACACCAAGGGAAGTTTGGAGTCAAATCTACAAG GCAAGAAGAACAAAAAAACTTCACTGCCATGGAAAGTGAGGTATGATATTGCAATTAAAACCGCGGAAGCCTTGAATTACCTGCACAACAAATGCTCTCGTCCAGTTATCCATAGAGATATAAAATCTTCCAACATTCTTCTTTCACATGATTTGGAGCCTAAG TTATCTGATTTTGGACTTGCCATATGGAGACCACGTTCATCATACACAATAAAAGGAGATGTAGCTGGCACATTTGGTTATTTTGCACCTGAATATTTCATGTATGGTAAAGTCAGCGACAAGCTTGATGTGTATGCTTTTGGTGTGGTATTGCTTGAATTATTATCAGGAAAAGAGCCTATTGCCTCCGAGAGTCCCAAAGCCAAAGGGAGTTTGGTCATGTGG GCAAATTCAGTAATAGAATCTGGAAATATGAAAGAAATTCTAGACCCAAAACTAGACAAAAACTTGGATGAGGGTCAAATGAAAAGAATGGTAGTTGCAGCAAAACTATGCATTACAAGATCAGCAAGGCTACGGCCAAGAATGAGCGAGATACTGAAGGTGCTAAAAGGAGAAAAAGATGGAAACAAGGAAGATAATaatgaagaggaagaggaagaggaagaagaagcagaagagTTAGATATGAATGCTATAGTGATGGATAGTATGGATGATGATTCAATATCATATAGTAGCTCAGAGCAAGGAAATATTGTGGGAATGGAAGAATACATGAAAGAAAGGTGGAGCAGATCTTCAAGCTTCAATTAG